The Anolis carolinensis isolate JA03-04 chromosome 1, rAnoCar3.1.pri, whole genome shotgun sequence genome window below encodes:
- the timm9 gene encoding mitochondrial import inner membrane translocase subunit Tim9, with protein MAGQISESDQIKQFKEFLGTYNKLTENCFLDCVKDFTSREVKSEEMTCAEHCLQKYLKMTQRISMRFQEYHIQQNEALAAKAGLLSQPR; from the exons ATGGCCGGGCAAATATCGGAGTCTGATCAGATCAAGCAG TTCAAAGAATTTCTTGGGACATACAACAAGCTGACTGAAAACTGCTTCCTGGATTGTGTGAAAGATTTCACTAGCCGAGAAGTCAAATCAGAAGAG ATGACATGTGCGGAACACTGCTTACAGAAGTATTTAAAAATGACCCAGAGGATATCTATGAGGTTTCAAGAGTACCACATTCAGCAGAATGAAGCGCTTGCGGCCAAAGCAGGACTCCTTAGTCAGCCTCGCTAG